TTAGTAACCTCTTTAACAATTAATTGTAAAGGATAAACTTCAATATCTTTAGAATAAGTCTTAACATAAGCTCCCTTATGATTTCTAATTAATCCATTCACTGGTTTAACATAAACTAATGCATTTATTTCACCTAATTTGACTCCCTTAAATTTATCCCAAATAACTTTAAGATTAGAAATTTCAGAACGGAATGATTTTTTATCTTCCATAGTTAATTCATTTGTGAcgatttttttcaatcctGTACTAGTTTTAATcgattcaaatttattttcttcacTTAAAACTTTAACCACTCGACATTCTCTTAAAAATGGCCATTTAGAATAaactaatttattaataaaactttGAGCAAATTGAGTAATTGTCAAATCACACCaaacattttcaatatttaaaatcattgattCTGATCTCGATgggaaattaaaaattttaactTCATTTAATGCTAATTCAAAAGTAAAtggaattgttgataatgttgGGAATCCTGCTAATAAATCTTTACCAGTTTTAGCTCCTTCaataaatccaattttcaaattttcaattttaggtaatttgaattcttcttcataaCATTGATCATGTTCAATATCATGGAAAAACCCTGGTAATGGTGATGAGAAAACATGATCAATTTGTGGATTatgaataaatttgatgGCATGACCATAAgaatttctttgtttttcttcaaaagtcaattttgattcaattggttttaatgcttcaatcaattttttttcatcaacaaaatctaATAATACTACTGCTTCCCAACTAGCAGTTTTACCATTcatatcaatttcaacttcATGAGgataaaaatttataattggtGATTTTTCATCGGTCATTAAAGGACGATAAACTACTGGCATTAATTTTTTGGATCGAGCTGGTAAAACTGCCattaattgttcaaaagGTTTAAAAGGATGtgataattcaaaatttaattcaattttttcattgatcAATTCTTCTAAACCTAATGAAATATCGGAAATTCTGGGGGcataatgatatttataatacCAATTCCATGATGGACAACCacgataataataatataaaaccCATTGTAACCCTTCAATATAATGTTTagtcaattcaattaatttatttttaccTTCTTCAGTATCAATGGAGAAATGTAATTTagattgataataatcatttttCCAAGATTGGAATTTTTCAGAATATACTTGTTTGGTTTCATTTAAaacttcttcattttcaattaaattagctgattgatattgtttaatgGTTTTCCTTAATTCAGTTATACGTTCTTCatgttcttcttcagttTCATTGGGTGAAATCCCATCAATATCTAATTTGGCTTCATAAATATCATTagtttgatgatgaattattaaaaaccCAGCTTCAATGGcaaattctttaatgaAATCCAAATTTTTCTCAACATCTTCTTTATTTAAATGTAAAGTTGGTAATTTACCTTGTTGAtctaaatttaaaatttcattgattgattgactAGCCCATTCCATAAGCCAAGGTTTAATAAATCCaactaattttttttgttcttttaaaattaataatttcccaATTCTTTGACGTTTCTTTTCACCAGATATAGAAATATCatctaattttttattaaaccattcaacatcaacctcatatttttcaaaattttcaaattcaaatttcgataaaaatttgatataaATGTTTAATCTGactaaattgattttccCATTTTCATTGATATAACCATCACTGTCTAACAATGTTTGTTTAAAAGCAGCTATTAATAATGGGAATGCCCCCttattaataaacaaatcaggtaaatttggtaaaaaatcattaccaataacatacataattaaaataaaatcatctaaaattttatcaaaatcatattcaaaatttaattgattttcaatttcttgaaattcTAAACTTAAATATTCtcttaataatgataaatgtaaaagataaaatttttgatcaTGTAAATCTTTAGGACCAATTTTACGTTGAGGTCCAAAAGTAACTTCTTCTCTCAATAATGCAAAATGAGGATCATGAGTGACTAATCCCAACATAATTAAATCAGCATCTAACCCATAAATACAATGTCTTAAATTTGGATTATAATCATCTTGAGATCTTATTGATCGAATATATTCCATAATTTTATGTTCACCTTCACCAGGAACTTCATGACCACtcaaaacaatttcaatattggCCCAACTTGAATCTtcagtaatttttttatgaataaaatatttcaaattattagtCAATTTAGCCATAAATTCCGTACCAGGAGTAATAgaatttgaatcaaatgGATCTTCTTTAGGTATTTCTTCTCCATTTTCAATGgctttttttaaatttatttccGCTTCATAAGCAGTTCTAAATCTTCTTGCACGTTGTTGATTCATTTTGGCTCGAGGAGCAACTCCATCAATAGCCATATAGAAAGTTTTCTGGGgtttaataatttggaaTAAATgttcaatataattgaatatgGCCGCATACATTTGATCATCCAGAAGTCTAGTAATGGTATTATCATTGGAATGAGTACAAGTATGCAATATAGAATTCATATCAAGAtacaaattatcaaattcaggaatttgattttcatcaattaattgagAAATCAATGGCCATCTCTCAGAGATGAAACGGAAAAATTTTGGAATACCTGTTGAATAAATGTTAGTAAATCAAGTCCactttataaattaataagatttcaacaacaataaaagtAACATACCcatgatatatatatatatatatctatttgtttctttctatttattcaaaaaaaaatgctggATGTTTTACTATAAAGTAATGAAATAATACAGTTTGATTGaaattacaacaaaaacaagattGCAATCAATAATACAAGATAATTTACTTTATGGTACACAATgttgattgaattgaattgaattgaaactGGGGAAATATAAGATAATCTTCTATAGTTATTCCTCTTTCAATAAAAGTCTAAAAAGAATgataatttgttgtttttgttgttgttgatgaaataaaaacaatcggaatgaattatatat
This is a stretch of genomic DNA from Candida dubliniensis CD36 chromosome 1, complete sequence. It encodes these proteins:
- a CDS encoding 5'-3' exoribonuclease, DNA strand transfer protein beta, putative (Similar to S. cerevisiae KEM1;~Similar to C. albicans KEM1), whose translation is MNSILHTCTHSNDNTITRLSDDQMYAAIFNYIEHLFQIIKPQKTFYMAIDGVAPRAKMNQQRARRFRTAYEAEINLKKAIENGEEIPKEDPFDSNSITPGTEFMAKLTNNLKYFIHKKITEDSSWANIEIVLSGHEVPGEGEHKIMEYIRSIRSQDDYNPNLRHCIYGLDADLIMLGLVTHDPHFALLREEVTFGPQRKIGPKDLHDQKFYLLHLSLLREYLSLEFQEIENQLNFEYDFDKILDDFILIMYVIGNDFLPNLPDLFINKGAFPLLIAAFKQTLLDSDGYINENGKINLVRLNIYIKFLSKFEFENFEKYEVDVEWFNKKLDDISISGEKKRQRIGKLLILKEQKKLVGFIKPWLMEWASQSINEILNLDQQGKLPTLHLNKEDVEKNLDFIKEFAIEAGFLIIHHQTNDIYEAKLDIDGISPNETEEEHEERITELRKTIKQYQSANLIENEEVLNETKQVYSEKFQSWKNDYYQSKLHFSIDTEEGKNKLIELTKHYIEGLQWVLYYYYRGCPSWNWYYKYHYAPRISDISLGLEELINEKIELNFELSHPFKPFEQLMAVLPARSKKLMPVVYRPLMTDEKSPIINFYPHEVEIDMNGKTASWEAVVLLDFVDEKKLIEALKPIESKLTFEEKQRNSYGHAIKFIHNPQIDHVFSSPLPGFFHDIEHDQCYEEEFKLPKIENLKIGFIEGAKTGKDLLAGFPTLSTIPFTFELALNEVKIFNFPSRSESMILNIENVWCDLTITQFAQSFINKLVYSKWPFLRECRVVKVLSEENKFESIKTSTGLKKIVTNELTMEDKKSFRSEISNLKVIWDKFKGVKLGEINALVYVKPVNGLIRNHKGAYVKTYSKDIEVYPLQLIVKEVTNKDQRFLTRPPLPIDQEFPIDSQVVFLGDMAYGSPAKIVGYNEDKTKLSVKIFKIQSLAEPNVGKKRLNIEKNEIKYYPSFEVSKTLRLNPLLLSKITSQFMIQDFSKGKINIGLELKFESKRQKVLGYTRKSNNGKFWEFSPLAINLINNYKTKFPELFKKLANNISGSNFPTVDEISNPEELKEIRSWLKEVKNELIPVSLESESFTKFSYQAIEQYMDNYLSMNQIPTINKDIKGVPREAILNANESYQLLSDQRFELGDRIIYVQDFGKVPILSKGTVASILTVGSKTSLGVIFDQPLLSGNNMNGKLNSNRGLIIDSSLVLNLTNKQFVYHSHASKNRKKLTDEEKIAKLKAIEAKKNQQQQQQQQQQKQQQIKQKQVEQQKQKGANELLSLLKKKPDATTTTTTTTTTDGNDKKPEEKDVDKKNNGNGNDDDERVDPNAIKQIYGHIYSNVMNQGNVRPPPPPPGQPGQPGQPGQSQQFPYGMPIPPPPPPPPGAPMHPGYIPVVPGNPLPPSFYQQYPPNGQPQFTNSQPPPPPQQQQQPQVAEQTSEDEVKSKNDNKHNVNGRGRGGFRGRGGQRSRGGARGGRGGNKSSHQTSPKDKQNQES